CAGTCCATCCAGCCAGGCCAACACGGGTCAGTCTTCCGCACTGCCCAGCTGCTGGAGAGTCTCCGTGAGAAACAGGACACCATGGAGGGCCAACAGGAGCCGCTGGAGGGCCAGGCTGGGGAAGGAGAGACGGATGTCCAGGCCACCCAGATTGTCACACTGCAGTTAGTGCCGTTAGCATCCGACGATCAAGGGATGGATGGGTCAGTAATGACCTCTCCTCAGTTCATCATGCAGACCATTCCTGACTCACAGGAGGTGACCCTTGTTGTGCAGAATGTTGCATTAGATGAATCCCTGCCACAATCTTGCCAAGAAGGACCCACCCACTGTGAGGTGGCTACCTCAGGGTCGACTGGCGGAGACAACACTTCGGTAGTGACGTTTGTTGAGGGAAAGCACCAGCTGGTGTCGCAGCCTTCTGGAACCGTTATCCATTCTGTGGTCACTGCGACTGAATCGAAACAGATCTCGGGTCAAGCAGAGCCCAAAGAACTACCTGACACCATGGTGCTCTGTAGAGGTCTCAATGGCTCCCAACATGTGCACCAGAGTGCAGATGTGGCTATGAAGGGCACCTCTGAAATGAAGATGGAGCCCCTAAGTGTTGTCATCATTAATGACTCTTGGGTTGGTTACACTTCCAGCAATGAGTCTTCAGGCTAAACTCAGGCTAGATCTGGAATTAATCATCCTTTGTCCAACACCGTAAAGCCTTACACCCCACATTCCCTTGGGACTTGCACATGCACTGGAATTTACAGGCActccttttccttttcttgccATTTGTTTGCACCAGTTTGCCTTGCTATGCTATGGCTTCTTTTAGGTAGGCATAGGATTCTTATTCAGCTTTTTTTCTAAACTTGAATCCTCCCTCACATAAGTGCCCTAATGCATCATACTGCAATGTTATGCCTCAGGGTTGTACTCTGACACAATTgataatgtcagtaatgtcgCCATGAAATGGAAGGCCAATCTCTCTAGAGTGATTCATCATAGATGGATTATAATATTCCTGTTTAGCCCTTAAAAGCTAACTGCAGCTACTGTATATGATCCACAGGAGAGATAGGAAGGACTTTGAGACCTCAGATGCACAGAAAGGTTGTATGTTAAGACGTGTGTTTTGCTACCAACCTCATTactaaaacataacatttactGGTCTTTATTATCTTCCTTTATTCTATATTAGTGATACTGAATGTCACGTACGCCATCTTGGTAAACTGCTTAAGGGGACACAATCATATTGTGATTATATCATGATTACAATCACGTTCGCATATTGTTACATACACCCATTAATTACAGAGCTCCTAGTCTTACCTGGACCAAATATATGACATATCTATGCATATTAACAAGGGATGCTGTATTTTTGATGACCAAATAAATTTTGTTACTAGGAAATTTCATGGTTTAAATTTGGTAATGCTCTACTGATTGTGTTGCATTTATCCCTTATGtttaggtgtttttgtttgttttgttttgtttttttataaatataccTGACCAAAAGGCACCAAATATTCAGGTCGTACAAAGTTCTGGCAGTCATTTCATGTTACTCTGTCTAGTATGTACTATATAATGTGTTCTTAGAAGCAGCTAACAATAAACTGTAGCTTCTTCTAAGATGGATTATAGGACCTGCTCAGTGACTGTCTTACTGTAACACATATTTAGTTAGAAGCAGGATGCAGTCTGATATGATTTTCATAAATGTGGCCTGTGTTATAATTTGCAAATAAGGTTTTGTCATTTATACTGGAAAAATTCAGAAACAATGGATGTGAGGGACAAAtctatttttgcctttttaccCAAAATTTTTGCTGTGCATATTTCAGCATTGTTTACTATAGCCTTTGTCTCAATTTGCATAAAATTATCCTACATGGCTGATCTTCACAACAGTTTCAAATTTTAGGCACAAGATAATTAGCATTCTGTGTAATGTCAGtataatttgtttcatttagaaATCTGACTACTTGGAATGTTTAGTTTTCATACTGACTGTGCAATCCATTTTAATTCTACATTTACCTTCTTAAATGagctgtatatttaaaaaatactcaAGTGAAGTGCATTTGTTGATTACAGTTTTAGACAGCAAGCTATTAAATGAACCTCTGACCGAATAGACATTCCTGTTTCTACATTAATTGTGATACCAAGTCaggctgtttttattttgtgttacaTGCTATAGTTCTGACAATTGAATTGGGGTTTAATGTGACTTCTGTgttcatgttgttgttttttctggcTCACATCTCTGCTTCTCATAATACGTTCATTGAAAGAGTATGAACAATGCTTATGAATAACTAAGCCATAATTTTAAAAGCCTTCAATTACTATATCCTTGAAAATAGCTgtcttatttttcattaatatttgatGAAATgattatgcattttttttatctgaaacTATTGCTGATGTTGAACTTTTGCTGAAATTATTGAGTAGCTTTTTTATATCACTGTATTTGATTTTCCTATCCATTTTATAGACCCAAAACAGTTGTCATGTAGACAAATTTATACAGCATGtatttatgaaataaaatattaatcttCATCAATTACAAGAGACTTTCAAGAGACAGTTTTTCACTGGGACGTGACACCTGAGAAAAAACTAGATTGTTTAactaaaatcacattttattttatcttggTTATTTAAGAACTAAAATATGAAGATATTATCAGaaactttaaataaaccaaCCTGTGCAATATGCACTGGAAATGTCGGTGCATGAACAATTTGTATACATTTCAGAGCAATCGGTATCCTTGTTTTATTGCGTTATTATATACCAATGTTTATAAATAGCCACGTTTTTTAAGACATGCATGTATTTTGTCGGGTGTTTTCCCATAATTCGCATATACCGGAAATGTTCAGTGTGACAGGTCCTCATGTTTACATGGAGGTTGTAGGCTCACCCTCTTACGGTAGTCAAACGCATCATCTTTCAGGATTCAGGACCAGAACTTTCTAGACGTCAACCACGAGAAACCTGGTAGCGGACTCATGGCAAGCAATAGGTAGCCAACTAGTTCTACACTTTAAGAACCTTCTGTGTATTTATGTCAAAATGCTCTCCAGTTATCTGCTAATTAAACATTCTGATTGCAGGAGTTTTACTGACAATTTCATAGCCGAAGACCCAAAACGAGCTTTGGAGGTAAGTTAACGTTAGCTACTAACGTAAACTAGGTGTGGTAACCTAGCTACCAAGCATAGCTAGCTGGCTTGTTCCCTGAACTTATGTTAACATAGCAAACTAGCTGACTAACTAACCTAAGCTACCGATCTAATATTTTACAGGATAAACCGACCGACAAGCAAATGTCTTCTGTCTTTAGATTGCTACAAAGTACCATGCGCTAGCAAGCAAGCATATCTTTATCCAaatttaattagctagctagctggctagataACTGACATAAGTTTGGTAGGTTAGGTTAACAAACTGGTTCAATTAGGTTAAGTAAGATAGCAGGTAATCTGGTCATTTTATCTAATGTTAATTAGCTGGCTAATTATCTACGTTTAAACAAGAACTGTGTATCTTGAACAAAATTGTACGATAGCTAACCTAGGTATATTGTAGTTATTGGTTGTAGGTAGCTCGCGTTAGCTAGGAAGGTAacctaagctagctagctaattaactaGAGGTAAGTAAATAACGCTAATTGTTTTCCAGTTTATTGTATTTATCCTGTCTAGATTATGTTTAGTGTATTAATGTAgttaacctaacctagctagctaagtaaaCTTGGACAAAGCCAATAagctaagtagctagctaactagagaGTTAACCGCTAACGCTAGCTATAAACTTGAATTATCTTTCACAGACACCACGAAgggttttgtattttatttacaagTCAGTTATTTGAGTAAGGTAAAGCGACCGTTTCAATTAACGTAGACCTAATACTCACTGTACTTAGACTTTTTGGCCAGTTTAGCTAGCCTTAGTGCTAAGTTACCATCATTCACTAGCTGTTACACCTGTGGCTAGATGGTAAGCTAGGTTAGTTTTTGTGTCTTTTCAGTAAGATAAgtgaatttaaatattaatgcagtttttattaTAGCTTTACTTTAATATTTACTTTGCCAATAACAAGTTCCCGCGCTTTGTATTAATAGGAGCTCAATGTGGCTTTAGGCGAGGTATCGGACAATGCAGAGTGGCTCTGTCAGCGGGCTTACGCACACATACTGCTCAAAGACTACAACAGTAAGAACttatgttttctcttttttaaacgGTGATTCCATGACAATGGCACCATGGCAGTTTTAGTTGCCTTAGAGCTTTCACACTTAAAAGTCAAAGAATGCAAAAGTTCCATTCAGTTGCATTCTGAAACTTGACGTGCTCTTTTATTAGTGCTGTTATTATACGAAACGCATCATCTTGTGTTTTGGAtatgcatgtctctctctttaattGCTTCTGTTGTATGGCCTATATTATTCTGTATTCTTCATCGTCATTAACAAATCACTAGGTATCAGGTAATAGCCTAAccaatgtttttgtaattattagGGGCAATTAATGATGCTATGAAAGCACAGCAGCTTCAGCCTGGTATGGTCAGTGCCTTCTTGAGAACAGGGTGAGTGCCAAATTTGCCTAGTACAACTTCAGACCACCTAAACTATGCCAGTTTATTCCAGGATGTCATTTAATACTTAATTTTGATTGTTCATTGACCAATCATTGTTGTGTAGCAATGATTTGCATTTTGCAGATAATCGCACAGTTTAGCCAACTGAATGATAGCATGAGCTGCAGTAGCCTGCAACTTTTAGTAAAGTAGTAACCTATGTTGTCTAAATTCAGGTCTTATGAGAGTTCTTCAAGCTTTTGCTTCAAGATGGAATGTAGTTCACAGAAAAAGATGCTTCATGCAGGCTCTTGTAACCACACTGCAAGAGTGTATTTTGCATCAGTGACATTGTACATACAATGTTCATTGTATATTTTTCCATTATATGTACACTTTTGTTCTCTTCCCAGAATTGCAGAATATTATCTCAATGACATTGCTGCGGCACACAAATCTTTTACAATTGGACAGGAGCTCGATGGTGAGTTATCAGTTGGGAACAAAAGGAACATCGGAACATAAAGGAACATTGCACACAGACTTCACCCATGTTTACTACCGGAGGCAAAACAACTTATAAAATTAAGGCCAAGTTGAATTGTTGGTGTCTTTTGTCCCTGTTATGCTAAAATGGATGCATTTCTAAAAACGtgtatatttacttattttacatatatttatattatgttgCCGTGTTATGCAGTAATGACATTAATCACCTTAATGTATTACCTAGATTTTCCCATTTAGCATAATGCAAGGTTTGGAAAAGtactatacattttttatttatttattatttttaccacCAGTGTATAGacatacatttgaaaataacTCTCCGAATTGCTTCAAAAGCTTTTCTCAATTCTGTTATTTTGCAGTTTTGATGTAATTTGTTTCTTACAGGTTCCAATGAATCCTTTGATATGTGGATCAAGATTTGTGAAGAGAAGATGGCAAGTAAGTTTAATCATCAGAAAAACAGGCTAAAATATCTTTCCTGACACTATTTTTTAGACTTTAGTTTTTAAATTATGGttattttttatgttgtatAGCAGAGGTTTTAATCATCTTTACATATAATGAAGCTTGGACATTGGACATAGTTGATAAATCTACAGTGGCTGGTTTGGAAAAACTAAGAGTAGTCAAATTTATTGTGTAGTTGTCATTCCTTGGGCAAAAGGAGTGCCTTTCTCATAGTAATAAACTGGAGAAGTCAGTTTCAGTCATGGTCTAATTTCATAAggttctaaagttctgagaTTATAGATTGTATTTTCTCTTAAGTCTCCCAATTTAAGGAAACAAATGACAATGTAaacatatgtcattaatgcaatgtccatgGTAACATTAAAAAGTCTTGGAACCAACAGATGCTAAATTATGAAGGTCCAACAGTACTCTTAacgtaaagctgattacatccaATGGATGTAATCAACAAGAGATACAATAGGCACCATGCAGTTAGGGTTAAAGAGGAATGGGTTATAACAGTTGATGCTTTTGTGCTATTTTAGTGACTATTAATACATTTCCATGTAGCATATCTAGAGTGGCTGCAGGCCGCAGTGCCACAGTTATTATTCAACTGCTCATTTGGAGagtaaaaactgcagtgtacaagtagtacacaaggttttcaaaaacaggacattttgttCAGAAGGCATGTGGATCAGTTGTGCAAGCAGAGTTCTCTCACTGGAATTGTCttgtatacatttgtgtttaattcAATATTAACTACTAGTCTGCAATATCTTTTTGTTaaactgaatatatttttaaaaaccttgcTTCACTGAATGGTATGGTAAAACTGAGACTTCTCTTATGACTGCACTCTAAAGGGGTTTGTTGCTGGTCTTTGGGGGGGCGGAGGGGAGTGCAGTTGATCAGTCTAATCCTAACTCCTGTTCAGTTTTTTTGAGAAGTATGAGAAGTGAAGCAATTTAACAGCAGAGTATTAGGTAGagtacaaattaaaatgtttttaatttatagtTTATTACTTAGCATTATCCATTTCTTTCAGACACTGTTCTGTGTTCATGTCCTACTTTTGAACATCAATAAATTAGCGAACTTGAAGCTTGACATATAAGGATTTTTAAATAACTAGCATGTATGTAGACACATGTAGCTTTACAGAAAAATGTCTAACTACTTGAGCAAGTTTTCACAGGCAAAATCGTAGTGCTTTTCACTGAGACTTTCAGTGATGCACAACATGCCAGTTATTTATTCCTGCTGGTGATATGGGGGTAGGGGGTGTATCTTGTAGTCCTTAtgtacaaatttacatttacattttcagcatttagcagacactgttatccagagtgattttacaaaagtactttgtcatctTGAAATGCAGCTGTTGATATATTCCCACACCATCACAGATCACTTTGTAGTTTGATCAAGCTGCATGTTTCTGATGATAAATTCAGAATCTGGGGTGTTCTCTCAGTGGGATGTAGATTTTCCGAGTGAGTCTAATTAAACAATAAAGTGTTGCTGTCttctcaaaacatttaattttgccCAATAGACATTGTGTACACGTGTATTCAATGTACACATATATTCAATGACCGCTGCATTGATTAAATGCATTTCAGTTCGCACAGTCTCTGAGTCTGGCTATTCTTAGACACGGCATACTCAGTTGAATGCCTCAGGGCAACAAACAACTGCTAATGCAGTGATGTGCAGCAACACTGTTGAACCTGCCACCAGCAGACGCTTGATGGTTTTATCTAGAAGCCATTATCGGTTGTTAGCACGGGGCTGTGCGTGCTATGCTGGGAGCGGCGCAGGCGTTATTTTGGAAAACGCTGTTGCCGTTCGCCTCTTTCGAGATGCTTTAAGAATCAAGCAGCGTGCTAAAAGAGACTGCTAAAATCTGCTGGCACTTCCCATACAAAGTGCCCGTTGCTCGCATTCCGAGGTCGAATTAGTGCAGATTTCTCATTAGGGGCTCCCATTAAGACCGTTCGGCTAATGATTGTCATATTATCAAGCACTACATCATTGGCGGTAAGCATTCGTGACATGGAGTGTCTGAGGTTGATTGTGCCCTCCCCCCCTTGAGTGTATGGGATATTGTAGAGGGTTACACATCCCTTTCATGTCATAAGTGACATTTACCATCTGTCTCCTCTTTGGCTGTtttatttcctctgtttttcccctccccccagcAGCCTCTGACTCTTTTATATAGATCTAAGCCGGATATCCACAGGGATTTTTCTCctccattttttatttattttattttttttaaaatttttttgcTCCCCTTCGTACCCCATTCTTTTGAAATGCGACCTCATTTTAGGCACCGTTAATGCACTCTCGGATGCTCGCGAGCTCTGTCTCGTactgtttatgaaaatatttaataatttatgagACATAACAGCTTAATACTGGGGGAAAAAGACCTCTTAGGCTCATATTTATGCTGGTGAGGAATGCGCTCTGAATGGCAAACAGCTCTCAGACTCTGAAAGGGTGGGCGTAAAGGTATGGCAAGAACAGTTCGAAAGGCTGTTAAGACTTGCCATAAACAGATTCAAACGTATTAAAGCAACTGTACAGTGTTAAACCGAGTTGCAATTTgaaggtggtttttttttttagctctttcAGAAAGATGGGTGGTAGTTTAGATCAGGAAGTATGGTTTCTGCATGCCTTCCTGCAGCTGTTCCATTATCATGCACATGACATGGGTCGATGGTTGGTTATTATTTAATAGCAAAGTCAAATTTGCATTGACTTCATTGGGCCATCTAAACAAATGTGCATTAATTTGTTGCAAgacaaacaaatattatttataagaaTTGTGAGTTTTGCATTTAACTTTCATTCACTAACCTAATTATCACCTGTGTTCTTTTTGATTCAATATAACAGCACAGAACCAAAATGGATCCTCAAAATTGGTATGTTGGCTTTCTACATCTTCCATTTGAATTACATGAGAGTGAAATATCCAGTGCTAGCGCACGTGCGTGCAACAATCAGAATTGCACCCTATTCAAGTAGGATTTTGTTCACGATGTCATCCTGTCAACTCCTGCCTATTGTCTGTGATCGTTATATGAAAATCCTCACAGAATTATTAAATCagtttattatttctgttattcCCCCAATCTATGTTCCCTGCCCTGTTTCTCCCAAGTTTGATTTTCTGAATCAATAGCAAACAGTGTAGCATCAGCCCTCAGGGGTGCCGGAGCACTCAAAGGACGCTCCCAGTGCTCCTGTTCAAAGAAATAATGATTATTTCTTTTTGCCCATTTGGGGGCACTGTTGCTCACGTTATCTTTCAACCAGCTCTGTGGAAAATTAGATGCaagatgaaaaattatttttggtgGGTTTTACTGATTTGTGCTGTGTttgtctctcccctcccctgcccccctGGAAttcacaaacactgaaatgtacCTTAACTTCATTAGCAAACTGCAGCCCCACATGTCAAGTAAGTGCGATAGAATTACTGGCTCATGTATTGTGATACCACATAATGCTCTGTAATGCCAAGGAGCACATTAGATCCAAATGTCAAATGAATATTCTATGAGTATGCTTGGAAAAACTGGCTGTTTGGAATAACCCACTGTGATGCTAAATCTGTAGTGGTTAGCTTTGTGGAGCTcatgttgttttcctttgtccCTTCAGACATGACTGGTACCAGACAGAATCTGAAGTCACTGTCACCATAATGGTAAAAAATGCCAAGAAGGAGGATGTTAGCGTCACCATTGAAGAGAAGCAGGTATCtctgattttttgtttgtttgtttgtttgtctttgttttgggaACTATATCTGggagcatttttttgtttgtttgtttttgttttaaatcccCACTTTTTCCATCCTAAATCTTAGTGTCAGCAAATGGTGTTACAAATTGACATTGATTAGTTAGGCTGTACAATGTAGAAGTATTGAGAGATTCATCGATTCGTGTCATGTTCAGTTGCTTTTGAATGTGGTATCTTTATTTGTAACAACTGAAAGAACATTTCCTTAGCTCTTCCTTCAGTGTGATGTCTAGATGGAAGCAAGTGATTTCCCCAGAACTTTAAGCATGTTTAATCAAGCCCTGGCTGGGTTGGGGCA
The sequence above is a segment of the Electrophorus electricus isolate fEleEle1 chromosome 16, fEleEle1.pri, whole genome shotgun sequence genome. Coding sequences within it:
- the sugt1 gene encoding protein SGT1 homolog, whose translation is MASNRSFTDNFIAEDPKRALEELNVALGEVSDNAEWLCQRAYAHILLKDYNRAINDAMKAQQLQPGMVSAFLRTGIAEYYLNDIAAAHKSFTIGQELDGSNESFDMWIKICEEKMATQNQNGSSKLQTAAPHVKHDWYQTESEVTVTIMVKNAKKEDVSVTIEEKQLKAVVKLPSGQDYCLYIHLLHSVVPEHSTYRVLSTKVEIKMKKTEAIRWEKLEGEGILPDVKHFSHSQNQYPSSSHYTRNWDKLVGDIKEEEKNEKLEGDAALNKLFQQIYSDGSDEVKRAMNKSFTESGGTVLSTNWTDVGKRKIDVNPPDDMEWKPY